Proteins encoded together in one Thermococcus barophilus MP window:
- a CDS encoding radical SAM/SPASM domain-containing protein, whose translation MKGGSKSKGNQLTAALMAFKIILGNPLARLLIRPALKKYEIEGRKLPALYWALSIYAGESINCPLMIRFQAEIIKTLLKLGIKIAKGDEEAVKEALLRDPHIRRGIWVVLEGIARYGITVPQRLAGPFLIVWNFTNMCNLRCQHCYQRADKPLSSELSLKEKLNLVEQLDKAGVAAVALSGGEPTIHPHFLRIVRELSNRGIHTSVATNGWTFANKEEFKRAINAGIKYVEVSVDSANPERHDKFRGIPGSWEHAIKALENAVELGVSHGMATIMSKETFNEIDEILDLAESIGVKRVIFFNFVPTGRAERIVTKDLSPEEREEFMKEIYKQMKRRKIEILTTAPQYARVTFLISEGKSITPAHFYIGETNSVKTLAEFIGGCGAGRIYAGIEPDGTIVPCVFLPLPVGNIRTKPFKEIWDTSKIFNILRDRNNFTGTCRSCSYRNICGGCRARAYYYTLNLMGDDPGCIINRRIWDDILKHKKIRGITGINWVDENVAIRTPVLHLPSYYATLGIVGERSLRSNWEKTVKEIHA comes from the coding sequence ATGAAAGGTGGTAGTAAGAGTAAAGGGAACCAACTCACGGCAGCTCTTATGGCATTTAAAATCATTTTAGGGAACCCCCTTGCGAGACTCCTCATCAGGCCTGCCTTGAAAAAATATGAGATAGAAGGTAGGAAACTCCCAGCACTCTACTGGGCTCTCAGCATTTATGCAGGTGAAAGCATAAACTGCCCACTCATGATACGCTTCCAGGCAGAGATCATAAAAACTCTCCTTAAACTCGGCATAAAAATTGCAAAGGGTGATGAAGAAGCTGTTAAGGAAGCCCTTCTCCGAGATCCGCATATAAGACGTGGTATTTGGGTCGTCCTTGAGGGTATTGCGAGATATGGAATTACAGTACCTCAACGTTTAGCAGGACCGTTTCTTATAGTGTGGAACTTCACCAATATGTGCAACCTCCGCTGTCAACACTGTTATCAAAGAGCTGACAAACCGCTTTCAAGCGAACTTTCACTAAAGGAAAAACTGAACCTTGTTGAACAGCTTGATAAAGCTGGAGTTGCAGCTGTCGCCCTTAGTGGGGGTGAGCCAACAATTCATCCACACTTCCTGAGAATTGTAAGGGAACTCTCAAATAGAGGGATACACACCTCAGTCGCTACCAATGGCTGGACTTTTGCTAATAAAGAGGAATTTAAGAGAGCCATTAATGCAGGCATAAAGTACGTAGAGGTTAGTGTAGATTCAGCAAACCCAGAGAGGCATGACAAATTCAGAGGAATTCCTGGCTCATGGGAACATGCTATAAAAGCTCTTGAGAATGCTGTAGAGCTCGGAGTAAGCCATGGAATGGCAACGATAATGAGTAAGGAAACATTCAATGAAATAGATGAAATTCTTGACTTAGCGGAGAGCATAGGTGTGAAACGGGTTATCTTTTTCAACTTCGTGCCAACTGGGAGGGCTGAAAGGATAGTGACAAAGGATCTTTCGCCTGAAGAACGCGAGGAATTCATGAAAGAAATTTACAAACAGATGAAAAGAAGGAAGATTGAGATATTGACAACTGCTCCTCAATATGCCCGTGTCACTTTTTTAATAAGTGAAGGCAAGAGTATAACACCAGCTCACTTCTATATTGGAGAAACAAACTCTGTGAAGACCTTAGCAGAATTCATAGGTGGCTGTGGTGCCGGAAGAATATATGCAGGTATAGAGCCCGATGGAACAATTGTTCCCTGTGTGTTTCTTCCATTACCTGTAGGCAACATTAGGACTAAGCCCTTCAAAGAGATATGGGATACAAGCAAAATATTTAACATTCTTCGAGATAGGAATAACTTCACAGGCACATGTAGGAGTTGTTCCTATAGGAACATCTGCGGTGGTTGTCGTGCCAGAGCCTACTACTATACCCTTAATCTCATGGGAGATGATCCAGGTTGCATAATAAACAGACGAATATGGGATGATATCCTTAAACACAAAAAGATAAGAGGAATTACTGGGATAAATTGGGTTGATGAGAATGTTGCTATCCGTACCCCTGTGCTCCATCTCCCAAGCTATTATGCAACTCTTGGGATTGTTGGAGAAAGATCTCTTAGAAGTAATTGGGAAAAGACAGTAAAAGAAATTCACGCCTAA
- the bpsA gene encoding N(4)-bis(aminopropyl)spermidine synthase, producing MREIIAKVKEKTNIPVYERTIENVMSAVLASSDIWRIVDLSEEPLPLVVAVLETLNELGYVEFRDGVFLTEKGRKFAEEYGIGKREDYTCPHCEGKTVDINAFSDLLEQFKEIVKDRPQPKHEFDQAYVTPETTVARIILMHTRGDLENKEVFVLGDDDLTSIALMLSGLPKRIAVLDIDERLIKFIEKTADELGYTNIEIFTFDLRKPLPDYALRKFDTFITDPPETVDAIRAFVGRGIATLKGPGCAGYFGITRRESSLNKWRDIQKLLLNEFNVVITDIIRNFNEYVNWGYEEETRAWKLLPMKVKPRYNWYKSYMFRIQTLEGSKGYEEEIKDEDIYNDEEASTT from the coding sequence GTGAGAGAAATTATAGCCAAAGTAAAGGAGAAAACAAATATCCCCGTTTATGAGAGAACGATAGAGAACGTTATGAGCGCTGTTTTGGCGAGCAGTGACATATGGAGGATTGTAGATTTAAGCGAGGAACCTCTACCCTTAGTTGTGGCAGTTCTTGAAACGCTGAACGAGCTTGGCTATGTAGAGTTCAGAGATGGTGTATTTTTGACAGAAAAGGGCAGAAAATTTGCTGAGGAGTATGGAATTGGTAAAAGAGAAGACTACACATGTCCTCACTGCGAAGGAAAAACTGTTGATATTAATGCCTTTAGTGACCTTCTTGAGCAGTTCAAAGAGATAGTCAAAGACAGACCACAGCCAAAGCATGAATTTGATCAAGCCTACGTAACCCCAGAAACTACGGTGGCAAGAATAATCCTCATGCACACAAGAGGCGATTTAGAGAACAAAGAAGTCTTCGTTCTTGGCGATGATGACTTGACAAGCATTGCCTTAATGCTTTCGGGCTTGCCAAAGAGAATAGCTGTTTTGGACATTGATGAGAGGCTTATCAAGTTCATTGAAAAAACTGCGGATGAACTCGGCTACACCAACATTGAGATTTTCACATTCGACTTAAGAAAGCCTCTACCAGATTATGCACTTAGAAAGTTTGATACCTTCATAACAGATCCACCAGAGACCGTTGATGCCATAAGAGCCTTTGTCGGAAGAGGAATTGCAACGCTTAAAGGCCCAGGCTGTGCTGGCTACTTTGGAATAACGAGAAGGGAAAGCTCACTGAACAAGTGGAGAGATATTCAAAAGCTCCTCTTAAATGAGTTCAATGTCGTTATAACGGACATAATCAGAAACTTCAATGAATATGTAAACTGGGGTTACGAAGAGGAGACAAGGGCTTGGAAGCTGTTGCCAATGAAGGTCAAGCCAAGGTACAACTGGTACAAGAGCTACATGTTCAGAATTCAGACTCTTGAAGGCTCAAAGGGTTATGAAGAGGAAATAAAGGATGAAGACATTTACAATGACGAGGAAGCTTCAACTACATGA
- a CDS encoding Mrp/NBP35 family ATP-binding protein, protein MIDPRIKAIEARLEKVKRIIPVVSGKGGVGKSLISTTLALVLAEKGHKVGLLDLDFHGASDHVILGFEPKEFPEEDRGIVPPEIQGIKFMSIVFYSEDKPTPLRGHEISDALIELLAITRWEDLDFLIIDMPPGMGDQFLDVLRFLKRGEFLVVATPSKLAVNVVKKLLELLKEQNLKIIGIIENMKLNDEKDIQKLAEEFEVPYLVSIPLYRDLDTKIGNVEELLKSEFAEKIREAAEKL, encoded by the coding sequence ATGATCGACCCAAGAATAAAAGCAATTGAAGCAAGACTTGAAAAGGTTAAGAGAATTATTCCAGTCGTGAGCGGAAAGGGAGGAGTTGGAAAGTCGCTGATTTCGACAACTTTGGCGTTAGTCTTGGCTGAAAAAGGACACAAAGTTGGCCTGTTGGACTTGGATTTCCATGGAGCAAGCGACCATGTGATTTTAGGATTTGAGCCAAAAGAGTTCCCAGAAGAAGATAGGGGGATAGTTCCTCCAGAGATTCAGGGGATAAAGTTCATGAGCATCGTTTTTTACTCAGAAGATAAACCAACACCCTTGAGAGGACATGAAATTAGCGATGCTTTAATAGAACTTTTAGCAATCACAAGATGGGAGGATTTAGATTTCCTGATTATAGACATGCCCCCCGGAATGGGAGATCAGTTCTTGGATGTTCTGAGATTTCTAAAGAGGGGAGAATTTCTGGTTGTTGCTACACCCTCAAAGCTTGCTGTAAATGTTGTTAAAAAACTGCTTGAACTCCTTAAGGAGCAGAATCTCAAAATAATCGGCATCATTGAAAACATGAAATTAAACGATGAAAAAGACATTCAAAAGCTCGCTGAAGAGTTTGAAGTTCCATACTTAGTTAGCATTCCGCTTTACAGAGACTTAGACACAAAAATTGGCAACGTTGAAGAGCTTTTAAAGAGTGAATTCGCAGAGAAGATAAGGGAAGCTGCTGAGAAGCTCTAA
- the hypE gene encoding hydrogenase expression/formation protein HypE has protein sequence MKIKLEYGAGGELMEEFIKEFILKNLSLKSAGGVGLEALDDGATIPFGDKHIVFTIDGHTVKPLFFPGGDIGRLAVSGTVNDLAVMGAKPLALANSMIIQEGFDSGDFERILQSMDETAKEVPVPIVTGDTKVVEDKIGIFVITAGLGVAERVITDSGANTGDVVLVSGTVGDHGIAIMSHREGIAFETELKSDVAPIWEVVKAVADAIGWENIHAMKDPTRGGLSNALNEIARKSNVGILVRESDIPVKPEVRAASDMLGISPYEVANEGKVVMVVAREYAEEALEAMRKTKRGKDAAIIGEVIGEYKGKVILETGIGGKRFMEPPIGDPVPRVC, from the coding sequence ATGAAAATTAAGCTTGAATATGGAGCTGGTGGAGAGCTGATGGAGGAGTTCATTAAAGAGTTCATCCTAAAGAACCTAAGTCTAAAATCAGCAGGAGGAGTTGGACTGGAAGCCTTAGATGATGGTGCAACAATTCCTTTTGGAGACAAGCATATAGTGTTCACAATTGACGGGCACACAGTTAAGCCCCTCTTTTTCCCGGGTGGGGATATTGGAAGATTGGCTGTCAGCGGGACAGTTAATGATCTGGCAGTTATGGGAGCAAAGCCCTTAGCTTTAGCAAATTCCATGATCATTCAAGAAGGATTTGACAGTGGAGATTTTGAAAGAATCCTACAGTCAATGGATGAAACCGCTAAAGAGGTTCCGGTTCCCATAGTCACAGGAGACACTAAAGTCGTTGAGGATAAGATTGGGATCTTTGTAATTACTGCTGGACTTGGGGTAGCTGAGAGGGTCATCACGGATTCTGGAGCAAATACTGGAGATGTTGTTTTAGTCAGCGGAACGGTTGGAGATCATGGGATAGCCATAATGAGCCACCGTGAGGGAATAGCATTCGAAACTGAGCTCAAGAGCGACGTTGCACCAATTTGGGAAGTTGTCAAAGCAGTTGCCGATGCAATCGGATGGGAAAATATCCACGCAATGAAGGATCCTACGAGAGGTGGATTAAGCAACGCCTTAAATGAGATAGCGAGAAAAAGCAACGTTGGGATTCTCGTGAGAGAAAGTGACATTCCGGTAAAGCCAGAGGTTAGAGCGGCAAGTGACATGCTTGGAATAAGCCCCTATGAAGTGGCAAATGAGGGCAAGGTTGTTATGGTTGTTGCAAGGGAGTATGCTGAAGAAGCACTTGAAGCCATGAGAAAGACAAAAAGAGGAAAAGACGCCGCAATAATTGGAGAAGTTATCGGCGAATATAAAGGCAAAGTTATCTTGGAGACGGGAATTGGCGGCAAAAGGTTCATGGAGCCTCCGATTGGGGATCCTGTGCCGAGAGTTTGCTGA
- the hycI gene encoding hydrogenase maturation peptidase HycI, giving the protein MLEDFLQGAKKVVICGIGNEVRGDDAFGIIVAEELKNRLKSEKIVILNCGEVPESYVGKIINEKPTHVIFIDAVDFGGKPGEVVIADPEGTLGESFSTHKLPLKLLVGYLKQNINAKFILIGCQPKQLGLFVEMSEEVKQSAEKLIEILAQELEF; this is encoded by the coding sequence ATGCTTGAGGATTTTCTCCAAGGAGCTAAAAAGGTTGTAATCTGCGGCATTGGAAATGAGGTTAGGGGAGATGACGCTTTTGGAATCATAGTGGCAGAAGAGCTTAAAAATAGGTTGAAAAGTGAAAAAATCGTTATTCTCAACTGTGGAGAAGTCCCAGAGAGCTATGTTGGTAAAATAATCAATGAAAAACCTACACACGTTATATTCATAGATGCAGTTGACTTCGGGGGCAAACCTGGAGAAGTTGTAATTGCAGACCCTGAGGGAACGCTGGGAGAAAGTTTTTCGACTCACAAGCTTCCGCTTAAGCTCTTAGTTGGTTATTTAAAGCAGAATATAAACGCAAAGTTCATCTTAATTGGATGTCAGCCAAAACAGCTGGGTCTTTTTGTAGAGATGAGTGAAGAGGTAAAGCAAAGTGCAGAAAAATTAATTGAAATCTTAGCTCAAGAGCTGGAGTTCTGA
- a CDS encoding GbsR/MarR family transcriptional regulator has product MKGEDRESKKFIEIVERMMIRWGYTHTDGKVYALLLLNEKPLTINELVQLTGLSRSSVSTSLNKLARDYLVIVRKNGKTKLFYPIPAFLEKFLKQPKEILEKEVKPLKNIVSILMKKEQSFEQKVRFEEILSDLNALECVLSKIIKMEEEEVECFKK; this is encoded by the coding sequence ATGAAGGGAGAGGATAGAGAAAGTAAAAAATTCATTGAAATCGTTGAAAGGATGATGATAAGATGGGGCTATACTCACACTGACGGTAAAGTATATGCCCTCCTTCTATTGAATGAAAAACCACTTACAATAAACGAGCTTGTGCAATTGACAGGTTTGAGTCGTTCTTCAGTCTCTACGTCCTTAAACAAACTTGCCCGGGATTATCTTGTAATCGTTAGAAAGAATGGTAAAACGAAGTTGTTTTATCCTATCCCCGCATTTCTCGAGAAGTTCCTAAAGCAACCCAAGGAAATTCTTGAAAAAGAGGTAAAACCCCTTAAGAATATAGTCTCTATTTTGATGAAAAAGGAGCAATCCTTTGAGCAGAAAGTAAGATTCGAAGAAATTCTATCTGATCTTAATGCACTTGAATGCGTGCTTTCAAAAATTATCAAAATGGAAGAAGAGGAAGTGGAGTGTTTTAAAAAATAA
- a CDS encoding NifB/NifX family molybdenum-iron cluster-binding protein has product MKKNSTMYWWLIMRITIPAKDDKGLKSEVCEHFGRAKYFVFVDVQDDKIENVETVEVPFEDHSPGDLPNFIKEHGGELVLAYGIGRRAMTYFQSLGIQVVTGAHGKIEDVVKDFMQRGG; this is encoded by the coding sequence ATGAAGAAGAATTCAACAATGTACTGGTGGTTAATAATGAGAATTACAATTCCAGCAAAAGATGACAAGGGGCTGAAAAGTGAGGTCTGTGAGCATTTTGGAAGGGCGAAGTATTTTGTTTTTGTAGATGTTCAAGACGACAAAATTGAAAACGTGGAGACTGTAGAGGTTCCATTTGAAGATCATAGCCCAGGAGATTTGCCAAACTTCATAAAAGAGCATGGAGGCGAACTTGTCCTGGCTTATGGTATAGGAAGGAGAGCAATGACATACTTCCAGAGCTTGGGAATACAGGTAGTTACAGGGGCACATGGGAAAATAGAAGATGTTGTTAAGGATTTTATGCAAAGAGGAGGATAG
- a CDS encoding helix-turn-helix domain-containing protein, with product MLEKEKEALAKRIAGEITLSSDPGKTMRKWREIFGISQTELAEYLGVSSSVISDYEGGRRKSPGASTIRKFVEALLEIDERRGGNVIKAFSKTLGSEFPTSAILDIREFALPVTVRDIVNAVKGEVAANIDLLDRPIYGYTVVDSIQAILEMSSEEFLKLYGWTTERALVFTKVTTGRSPMIAIRVQGLKPAVVVLHGVKKLDELAVKIAEKERVPLVVSKVETESELIMNLRKLVEKREKEL from the coding sequence ATGCTCGAGAAGGAAAAGGAAGCTCTGGCTAAGAGAATTGCAGGGGAGATTACACTTTCTTCAGACCCTGGAAAAACCATGCGCAAGTGGAGAGAGATTTTTGGGATTAGTCAAACGGAATTGGCTGAGTATTTGGGAGTTTCTTCTTCGGTAATTAGCGATTATGAAGGTGGCAGAAGAAAAAGCCCCGGTGCTTCGACAATAAGAAAGTTTGTTGAAGCGCTGCTTGAAATTGATGAGAGAAGGGGAGGGAACGTAATTAAAGCTTTCAGCAAAACCCTTGGGAGCGAGTTCCCGACCAGTGCAATCCTTGACATTAGGGAATTTGCCCTTCCCGTAACTGTAAGAGACATAGTCAATGCCGTAAAAGGCGAAGTCGCTGCCAACATTGATCTGCTTGATAGACCAATTTATGGATATACCGTCGTGGACAGCATTCAGGCAATCCTTGAAATGAGCAGTGAGGAATTCCTTAAGCTCTATGGATGGACAACAGAGAGAGCCTTAGTTTTCACAAAAGTGACAACCGGAAGGAGCCCTATGATTGCTATCAGAGTCCAAGGACTGAAGCCAGCCGTTGTAGTGCTGCATGGAGTTAAGAAACTCGATGAGCTGGCAGTTAAAATAGCCGAAAAGGAGAGGGTTCCGTTAGTGGTCTCAAAAGTTGAAACCGAAAGTGAGCTGATAATGAACCTCAGAAAGCTTGTGGAAAAGAGAGAAAAAGAGCTCTGA
- the hypA gene encoding hydrogenase nickel incorporation protein HypA, whose translation MHEWALADGIMRTAIEFAKQHGKDKILGIRIVLGELQDVNEEILKFAIDELKKGTIAEDAEIEFVIEEAEFKCRDCGNVWKLREVKDKFDERIKEDIHFIPEVVHVFLSCPKCGSRDFEVVKGRGVYVAAIKVEGEEQ comes from the coding sequence ATGCACGAATGGGCTTTAGCGGATGGAATTATGAGAACTGCTATCGAATTCGCTAAACAGCATGGAAAAGACAAGATTCTTGGCATTAGGATTGTTCTTGGTGAATTACAGGACGTTAACGAGGAGATCCTCAAGTTTGCCATAGATGAGCTTAAGAAGGGAACAATAGCTGAGGATGCAGAGATTGAGTTCGTGATTGAGGAAGCAGAGTTTAAGTGCAGAGACTGTGGCAATGTATGGAAGCTCAGGGAAGTTAAAGATAAGTTCGATGAGCGCATAAAAGAGGACATTCACTTCATTCCCGAGGTTGTCCACGTCTTTCTCTCATGCCCAAAATGCGGAAGCAGAGACTTTGAAGTTGTGAAGGGCAGGGGAGTTTATGTTGCCGCAATAAAAGTTGAGGGTGAAGAACAATGA
- a CDS encoding ATP-binding protein produces the protein MKILICGKGGCGKSTITAMLGKYLANKGHRVLIVDADESNPGLYRMLGLSKTKTLAEYLGGKQRVKAILDSPELPKTFEEIPEEILSKRENLSVISIGKIEDPGEGCACPYGVLAKKFLKNLQPKKGEIVLVDTEAGIEHFGRGIDLEVDVIVNVAELNLESIELSRKIEKLAEKAGLKHIFVLNKALPEVLDKVNVKPDVVIPFNQKFIYESLEGKEIEIVPQIEELWECISKLSAQDPQSEAP, from the coding sequence ATGAAGATTTTAATATGCGGAAAAGGTGGTTGTGGGAAAAGCACAATTACAGCAATGCTTGGAAAATACTTGGCGAATAAGGGTCATAGAGTCCTAATAGTGGATGCGGATGAGTCCAATCCTGGCCTATACAGAATGTTAGGCTTGTCCAAAACAAAAACTTTGGCGGAATATTTGGGTGGAAAACAGCGGGTAAAAGCGATTCTGGATAGTCCAGAACTGCCCAAGACTTTTGAAGAAATTCCAGAGGAAATTCTCTCAAAAAGAGAAAACTTAAGTGTGATAAGCATTGGTAAGATTGAAGACCCTGGCGAAGGATGCGCCTGTCCATATGGGGTCTTAGCAAAGAAATTTCTAAAAAATTTACAACCAAAGAAAGGAGAAATTGTCTTGGTTGATACCGAAGCTGGAATAGAGCACTTTGGAAGGGGAATAGACTTGGAAGTTGATGTTATAGTAAACGTTGCAGAGCTTAATTTGGAGTCAATTGAGCTTTCAAGAAAGATTGAAAAACTGGCTGAAAAAGCTGGCTTAAAGCATATTTTTGTTCTAAATAAGGCTTTACCGGAAGTTTTGGACAAAGTTAATGTTAAGCCCGATGTGGTCATTCCATTCAATCAGAAGTTCATTTACGAGAGTTTGGAGGGTAAAGAAATAGAGATAGTCCCTCAAATAGAGGAGCTATGGGAGTGCATCAGCAAACTCTCGGCACAGGATCCCCAATCGGAGGCTCCATGA